One genomic region from Spirosoma sp. KCTC 42546 encodes:
- a CDS encoding right-handed parallel beta-helix repeat-containing protein: MKQVIILAALSAAVLVGCSKSDDNSNPVVTPAPVVKEAVSGDVSGTWTKGNTYKITGHLQIPASTSLVIEEGVNVIFSDSTVKPELIVKGNLYVMGTSANPVKFTVPDAWKTTANQWGNLWGGIIAAPTCTELLIDNAILEYGGAVTTESSPSVKAGLYKAAAGNHVPAVNYSNVNGKLVIVNSRLNNQNEDGFYIEGGKVIVANNKIYTQGVSGGDAINIKSGVQADVAFNMIYSPNTNALKLSNTGDRTPQAYVVAYNNTIVNAGWRRPTIKGGSIWVEIAVRAELYNNLLANDRFGVKRDPKNPEDSRTKVSNNLYYGATQDGVTGFQPSTEILTGTNDVISKTVGDNDPKFVNYPLTTDSKNATFNTAWDFRLQAGSPAIGKGTTSFTRLYADGISFANGTLYKSPAPSTTIGAFGTN, translated from the coding sequence ATGAAACAAGTAATCATTTTAGCCGCTCTGTCGGCTGCTGTGCTGGTGGGCTGCTCCAAGAGCGACGACAACAGCAATCCTGTCGTTACGCCAGCTCCCGTTGTGAAAGAAGCTGTATCGGGCGATGTATCGGGGACCTGGACGAAAGGTAATACCTATAAAATTACGGGCCATTTGCAGATTCCGGCCAGCACGTCATTAGTGATCGAAGAAGGTGTCAACGTGATTTTCAGCGACTCGACGGTGAAGCCTGAATTGATCGTAAAAGGCAATCTATACGTAATGGGCACATCGGCAAACCCAGTGAAATTTACGGTGCCCGATGCCTGGAAAACAACGGCCAATCAGTGGGGAAATCTGTGGGGTGGCATCATTGCCGCACCAACCTGCACCGAACTACTGATCGACAATGCCATCCTTGAATATGGTGGAGCGGTAACGACCGAGAGTTCACCCTCCGTAAAAGCGGGCTTGTACAAAGCAGCAGCGGGCAATCACGTACCGGCCGTAAACTACTCGAATGTAAACGGGAAATTGGTTATCGTAAACAGCCGGTTGAACAATCAAAACGAAGATGGTTTTTACATCGAAGGCGGTAAAGTGATCGTTGCCAACAACAAGATTTATACCCAGGGGGTATCGGGTGGCGATGCCATCAACATCAAATCGGGGGTTCAGGCCGACGTAGCGTTTAACATGATCTATAGCCCCAACACCAACGCTCTGAAACTCTCGAATACCGGCGACCGTACACCTCAAGCGTATGTAGTTGCGTATAACAACACGATTGTGAATGCAGGCTGGCGTCGGCCAACCATCAAAGGTGGTTCGATCTGGGTAGAAATCGCAGTTCGGGCGGAGTTATATAATAATCTGCTGGCCAATGACCGGTTTGGCGTAAAACGCGATCCTAAAAACCCGGAAGACAGCCGGACCAAGGTGAGCAATAACCTGTATTACGGCGCAACGCAGGATGGCGTTACGGGTTTCCAGCCCAGCACCGAAATTCTGACCGGCACTAACGATGTCATCAGCAAAACGGTGGGCGATAATGACCCAAAATTTGTGAACTATCCGCTCACAACCGACTCTAAAAACGCAACCTTCAATACAGCCTGGGATTTCCGTTTGCAGGCCGGTTCGCCCGCCATCGGCAAAGGCACCACGAGCTTCACCCGTTTGTATGCCGACGGTATTTCGTTTGCCAATGGCACCCTGTACAAATCGCCAGCGCCATCAACAACCATTGGTGCTTTCGGTACAAACTAG
- a CDS encoding phytase, whose translation MNYHLAVLLPLFLVACQSTAQTPVKPVVITDTVRHDTDDPAIWINPADHAKSLVIGTDKDQDGGLYVFNLQGKIVKEIHDLKRPNNVDIAYGLMLGGKPTDIAVTTERFTHKLRIFSLPDMKPVDNGGLPMFVVDTTSGFRDLMGIALYKNPSGVLYAMVGRKTGPTNGSYIGQYRLEDNGKGQVKATLVRNFGLYSGKKEIESIAVDNELGYVYYSDEGVGVRKYYADPEKGNKELALFAKTGFAEDHEGISIYKTGPKTGYLLVSDQGANQFHIFRREGESGNPNDYKVLKVVKVAAQVSDGSDVTNVPLGKQFPHGLFVAMSEGKTFHYYRWEDIAGKDLK comes from the coding sequence ATGAATTATCATCTGGCGGTTCTCTTACCCCTCTTCCTAGTTGCCTGTCAATCTACGGCGCAAACCCCTGTCAAGCCCGTTGTTATTACCGACACCGTTCGGCACGATACCGACGATCCGGCTATCTGGATCAACCCGGCCGATCACGCCAAAAGCCTGGTTATTGGTACCGACAAAGACCAGGATGGCGGCCTTTACGTGTTTAATCTCCAGGGCAAAATTGTCAAGGAGATTCACGACCTCAAGCGGCCCAATAACGTCGACATTGCGTACGGCCTGATGCTGGGCGGTAAACCCACCGACATTGCCGTAACTACCGAACGGTTTACGCACAAGCTCCGGATTTTCTCCCTACCCGACATGAAACCCGTTGATAACGGTGGACTTCCTATGTTCGTTGTCGACACAACCAGCGGCTTCCGTGATCTGATGGGCATTGCCCTTTATAAAAATCCGTCGGGTGTACTATACGCGATGGTTGGGCGCAAAACAGGCCCTACAAATGGATCATATATTGGTCAGTATCGGCTCGAAGACAATGGCAAAGGCCAGGTTAAAGCCACCCTCGTGCGGAATTTTGGACTCTATAGCGGCAAGAAAGAAATTGAATCCATTGCCGTCGACAATGAACTTGGCTACGTTTATTACTCCGACGAAGGTGTGGGCGTTCGTAAATACTATGCCGATCCCGAAAAAGGAAATAAGGAGCTAGCTCTTTTTGCGAAAACAGGCTTTGCCGAAGATCACGAGGGGATTTCGATCTATAAAACGGGCCCAAAAACGGGTTATCTGCTTGTTTCGGATCAGGGTGCCAACCAGTTCCACATTTTCCGGCGCGAGGGCGAATCGGGCAATCCGAATGACTATAAAGTCCTGAAAGTGGTGAAAGTGGCTGCCCAGGTTAGTGATGGTTCCGATGTGACGAACGTACCCTTAGGCAAGCAGTTTCCGCACGGATTATTTGTGGCCATGTCGGAAGGCAAAACGTTTCACTACTATCGCTGGGAAGATATTGCCGGAAAGGACCTGAAGTGA